ACTGCCATGTACTTCTTCCTACAAAATTTCTCGTTTTTAGAAATCTCATTTACATCTGCCTGTATTCCCAGATACCTGTACAACATATCAACAGGTGACAAGACAATTACATATAACAACTGTgccattcaaattttttttactgATCTTTTTGGTGTAACAGAATTTTTTCTCCTTGCCACCATGTCCTATGACCGAtacgtggccatctgcaagcccctGCATTATGTGACCATCATGAACAACCAGAACTGTAGAAAACTCATTCTTTGTTGCTGGACAGCTGGCTTGCTGATCATACTCCCACCCCTTAGCCTGGGTCTAAATCTGGAATTCTGTGACTCTAATGTTATCGACCATTTTGTCTGTGATGCATCCCCGCTCCTAAAGATCTCTTGCTCAGAAACATGGCTCATAGAGCAGATGGTCATAGGCTGTGCTGTGTTGACCTTTATCATGACCCTTGTATGTGTAGTTCTATCCTACATATACATCATTAAGACCATTCTACAATTTCCTTCTGCCAAGCAAAGGAAAAAGGCATTTTCTACCTGTTCTTCCCACATAATTGTGGTCTCCATCACCTACGGAAGCTGCATCTTCATCTATGTTAAGCCTTCAGCAAAGGAATCAGTGGCTATTAACAAGGGTGTGACAGTCCTCACTACTTCCATTGCCCCTATGCTGAATCCTTTTATTTACACATTGAGAAACAAGCAAGTAAAACAAGCCTTCAATGACTCAATCAGAAGAATTTCAttgcttttaaagaaataggGGAATTTGCTAATGTAAAAGAatcttaaattttcataaaaagataattggttctgaagtatatatttttagatgtttacatcttttctttctttgcaaggAAGCGGTTTCAGTAtaacatttctcaaaaagaaaacatactataCTTCTAGAAAACACAAGAATGACTTCACATATCAACAAATTTTAACAAAGTCACaaacaaagtgaaacaaaacaaaataaacagaatcaTTGAGTTCATCATATAGTTGGGATTGAATAATTGTACTTATTGCCTTCTCTAAGTAACTTTCAAAGATCCTTCTTAATGCCAAACAGTATTTCAGGAACTGGggataaattataaaatccatatatattatcctt
This Microcebus murinus isolate Inina chromosome 10, M.murinus_Inina_mat1.0, whole genome shotgun sequence DNA region includes the following protein-coding sequences:
- the LOC105865890 gene encoding olfactory receptor 6C2-like encodes the protein MRNHTITTFILLGLTDDPQLKVVIFIFLFLTYMLSVTGNLTIISLTFMDSHLKTAMYFFLQNFSFLEISFTSACIPRYLYNISTGDKTITYNNCAIQIFFTDLFGVTEFFLLATMSYDRYVAICKPLHYVTIMNNQNCRKLILCCWTAGLLIILPPLSLGLNLEFCDSNVIDHFVCDASPLLKISCSETWLIEQMVIGCAVLTFIMTLVCVVLSYIYIIKTILQFPSAKQRKKAFSTCSSHIIVVSITYGSCIFIYVKPSAKESVAINKGVTVLTTSIAPMLNPFIYTLRNKQVKQAFNDSIRRISLLLKK